A stretch of DNA from Bradyrhizobium algeriense:
CGGTCGTCTTGAATCCGGTGACGCCGCAGAAATGCGCGGGCATCCGGATCGAGCCGCCGGTATCGGAGCCCAACGCCGCAAAGGTCAGCCGCGCCGCGACCGCCGAACCGGAGCCGGACGACGAGCCGCCGGTGATGTGATCGACGTTCCAGGGGTTACGCACCGCGCCGTAATGGACGTTGTGGCCGGTCGGACCGTAGGCGAATTCCACCATCTGCAGCGAGCCGAGCCTGACGGAGCCGGCGTCCTTCAGGCGTTGCAACGCGGTCGATGTTGTCGTCGCGACGTAATCGCGGCGTATCCTGGAGCCGCAGGTCACGACCTTGCCGGCGTCGTAATACATGTCCTTGTGCGCCATCGGCACACCGTGCAGCGGGCCGAGATTCTTGCCTTTGGCGAGCGCGGCATCGGCAGCATCCGCCGCGGCGAGCGCCTCGTCCGCCTCGATCGCCATGAAGGCGTTGACGCGCGGCTGCCATTGCGCGATCCGGCCGAGGCAGGATTGCGTGACCTCGCGCGAGGAGAGTTTCTTAGCCGCGATCGCTTTCGCGACCGCGACCGCTGACATCAGGGCCGGTTCGCCGCTCATTTCGACACCATCGCGCGCTGCACCACGAGAAAGCTCGCAGGCTCGAGATCCATCGGCAGCGTGCCGGCAATGGGCGCAAAGCCGTCGAAGGCCGGACCGATGGAATGGGCGATGCGCGCGGAGACTTCAGAATCCTGCGGCACGCCGGCGACGTCGGTCATTACCTTGACCTGTTTGGGATCGGGTCTTGTCATGCGGCGGTTGCTCCCTTGTCATTTTCTTTGGCCGGCGCGCGGCTGTGCCCGGAACCTGCAATGGCCATGTAGCACGCCGCCTGATGGCCCATTGTATCGACATCGCTGAGTTTTGGCGTCGCATTTGCGCAGAGCGGCTCCGCAAACGGACAGCGGGTGTGAAACCGGCAACCGGGCGGCGGATCGATCGGATTGGGCGGATCGCCCGAGATCGGCGGCGTTTCGGTGCGGTTATCCGGATCGGACGACGGCATCGCCGCCAGCAGCGCTCGCGTATAGGGATGCGCCGGCGCATCCCAGACCTTATCGACCGGGCCGAGTTCGACCACCTCGCCGAGATACATCACCAGCACGCGGTCCGAGATGTAGCGTACCACGTTGAGGTCGTGGCTGATGAACAGATAGGTGAGGCCGAATTCGCGTTTGAGATCGGCGAGCAGGTTGAGCACCTGCGCTTCGACCGACTTATCGAGCGCGGATACCGCCTCGTCGAGGATCACGAGCCGCGGCGACAGCGCCAGCGCACGTGCGATGTTGACGCGCTGGCGCTGGCCGCCGGAAATCTCGTGCGGGTAGCGGTTGGCAAAAGTTTCGGCCCGCAAGCCGACCTTGCCGAGCAGCTCGCGCGCCAGCGTGCGCGCCGCGCCATCCGCCATGCCGTGAACCTTTGGGCCGAATGCAATCGACTCCTCGATGGTCAGGCGCGGATTGAGCGAGGCGTAGCTGTCCTGAAACACCATCTGCATGCCGCGGCGCAGTTCACGCAGCGACAGCGCGCGGCCGACCTGCATGCCGTCATAGACGATGTCGCCGGCATCGCGCTTCATCAGATGCATCAAAAGCCGCGCGGTGGTCGACTTGCCGCAGCCGGATTCGCCGACGATCCCAACGGTTTCGCCCTTGGCGATGGAGAAGGAAACATCATCGACCGCGCGCACGGTTTTACGAGGGCTGAACAGATCGCCGCGCACCGGGAAATGCTTGGTGAGGCCGGTGACCTGCAGCAGCGGCTGCGCGGCGCCACCGACGTCCGCGACCGGTTCCAGTAGTTCGACTGACTGATACGTCTCACTCATCCAGTCAGTTCCTGATGTCCATGGCGCTGCGCATGCCGTCGCTGAGCAGATTGAAGCAGATCGACACCGCAAAAATCATCACGCCCGGCAGCGCCGCCACCCATGGATTGACATAGATCGCGGTGCGCAGCGTGTTCAGCATCAGGC
This window harbors:
- a CDS encoding ABC transporter ATP-binding protein, which produces MSETYQSVELLEPVADVGGAAQPLLQVTGLTKHFPVRGDLFSPRKTVRAVDDVSFSIAKGETVGIVGESGCGKSTTARLLMHLMKRDAGDIVYDGMQVGRALSLRELRRGMQMVFQDSYASLNPRLTIEESIAFGPKVHGMADGAARTLARELLGKVGLRAETFANRYPHEISGGQRQRVNIARALALSPRLVILDEAVSALDKSVEAQVLNLLADLKREFGLTYLFISHDLNVVRYISDRVLVMYLGEVVELGPVDKVWDAPAHPYTRALLAAMPSSDPDNRTETPPISGDPPNPIDPPPGCRFHTRCPFAEPLCANATPKLSDVDTMGHQAACYMAIAGSGHSRAPAKENDKGATAA